A portion of the Pseudopipra pipra isolate bDixPip1 chromosome 1, bDixPip1.hap1, whole genome shotgun sequence genome contains these proteins:
- the RPL14 gene encoding large ribosomal subunit protein eL14, giving the protein MRAPERPHPRARPRGRPAPRTRSVGAEAGSGGGGAAPPSLPRAAIMVFKRFVEIGRVAYISFGPHAGKLVAIVDVIDQNRALVDGPCSGVRRQAMPFKCMQLTDFVLKFPHSARQKCVRLAWEKENINEKWSATRWAKKIEAREKKAKMTDFDRYKVMKAKKMRNRIIKHEMKKLQRLASKKGKKPEKAGKPGKGKKAEKAPKAKKPEKAVKKPEKAQKAQK; this is encoded by the exons ATGCGCGCGCCGGAGCGCCCCCACCCCCGTGCGCGTCCCCGcggccgcccggccccgcgcacGCGCAGTGTCGGGGCCGAGGCGGGttccggcggcggcggggccgccccgccctCTCTGCCCCGGGCCGCCATCATG gtGTTCAAGCGCTTCGTGGAGATTGGCAGAGTTGCCTACATCTCCTTCGGGCCACATGCTGGCAAGCTGGTGGCCATCGTGGATGTTATCGACCAAAATAGG gcACTGGTTGATGGCCCCTGCAGTGGTGTCAGGAGGCAGGCCATGCCCTTCAAGTGCATGCAGCTGACTGACTTTGTTCTTAAGTTCCCACACAG TGCTCGTCAGAAGTGTGTGCGACTTGCctgggagaaagaaaatataaacgAAAAATGGTCAGCGACAAGATGGGCAAAGAAGATTGAAGCCCGAGAAAAG AAAGCCAAAATGACTGACTTCGATCGCTACAAGGTtatgaaagcaaagaaaatg agaaacAGAATCATCAAGCATGAAATGAAGAAGCTCCAGAGGTTGGCTTCTAAGAAAGGCAAGAAGCCAGAGAAGGCAGGGAAaccagggaagggaaagaaggcaGAGAAGGCACCGAAGGCAAAGAAACCAGAGAAGGCGGTGAAGAAACCAGAGAAGGCACAGAAGGCGCAGAAATAA